A single Lactuca sativa cultivar Salinas chromosome 8, Lsat_Salinas_v11, whole genome shotgun sequence DNA region contains:
- the LOC111905629 gene encoding uncharacterized protein LOC111905629: MAGRGKELGFLERTGVISLKEQLARTALRNVRLKGHTYVELREDNKKVIFFCVLCLAPCYSDSVLHDHLRGHLHKQMYEAAKATLLKQNPFPFNDGMLFFHNTEEDNHLVPSNGRNLMQKRSINENNLAIVAFKGNASDYELSSEGSLDSGQGDESLDLDDLIIPNVLHKDKVTDLEVREIGIGKISLKSLEQEGVSKGIKKIWCEWFGKSDSVNNDKIPYHDFAVVSFAFDFDLGRKGILDDLQGFLSSSSRPAIEGNANPKGKKRKSLSDPEDYSESLSNQYEESSSEESLASGSSNSRNLVEVYDDNSLQLRVFPNKCTRKEIRARQRLASERVCDICQHKMLPGKNVATLLNMKTGRIVCSSRNLNGAFHVFHISCLIHWVLLCESEVYTKQMVVAPEVKKKSRRKKGAKFKKAEEESKKQIYSAFCPECQGTGVHIDEDDELEKPTVSLSEMFKYKMKASDGHKEYIKNPELLHNCSTGFYFPSQSQEPLQENVSALKLLRFYHAVELSNE; this comes from the exons ATGGCAGGACGAGGCAAAGAGTTAGGGTTTCTCGAAAGAACTGGCGTTATCAGTTTAAAAGAACAGTTGGCCAGAACTGCACTGCGAAATGTGAGATTGAAGGGTCATACGTATGTTGAGCTTAGGGAAGATAATAAGAAGGTTATCTTCTTCTGTGTACTGTGTCTTGCTCCATGCTACAGTGATTCAGTTCTCCATGATCATCTACGTGGCCATCTTCACAAACAGATGTATGAAGCTGCTAAAGCTACCTTGTTGAAACAGAATCCTTTTCCCTTCAATGATGGTATGCTTTTCTTCCATAACACCGAGGAAGACAATCATTTGGTACCCTCAAACGGGAGGAATTTAATGCAAAAAAGGAGTATCAATGAAAACAATCTCGCGATTGTGGCTTTCAAAGGAAATGCTTCTGACTATGAACTTTCATCTGAGGGAAGCTTAGATTCAGGACAAGGAGATGAGAGTTTAGATCTTGATGATCTGATAATTCCCAATGTGCTACACAAAGATAAAGTTACTGATTTAGAAGTGAGAGAAATTGGTATTGGGAAAATTTCTCTTAAGTCCCTTGAGCAAGAAGGGGTTTCAAAGGGAATCAAGAAAATTTGGTGCGAATGGTTTGGGAAAAGTGATTCAGTTAACAATGACAAGATTCCATATCATGATTTTGCTGTTGTTTCATTTGCATTTGACTTTGATTTGGGTCGAAAGGGGATATTAGATGACTTGCAGGGTTTTCTTTCTTCAAGTTCTAGACCTGCAATAGAGGGGAATGCAAACCCTAAAGGAAAAAAGAGGAAATCACTATCTGATCCTGAAGATTATAGTGAATCTTTGAGTAACCAATATGAAGAATCTTCCAGTGAAGAATCTTTGGCATCGGGTAGTTCTAATTCAAGAAATCTTGTAGAAGTTTATGATGATAACTCACTCCAATTAAGAGTTTTCCCAAACAAATGTACAAGGAAAGAAATTAGGGCAAGACAACGTTTAGCTTCAGAAAGAGTGTGTGACATATGTCAACACAAGATGCTTCCTGGGAAAAATGTTGCAACACTTCTCAACATGAAGACTGGTCGAATTGTTTGCAGTAGTAGAAATTTGAATGGG GCATTTCACGTGTTTCATATTTCGTGCCTCATTCATTGGGTCCTTCTGTGTGAGTCTGAAGTTTATACAAAACAGATGGTAGTTGCTCCTGAAGTAAAGAAGAAAAGTAGGCGAAAAAAAGGAGCCAAATTTAAAAAAGCTGAAGAGGAGTCAAAAAAACAAATTTATTCTGCTTTTTGTCCTGAATGTCAGGGTACTGGTGTACATATTGATGAAGATGATGAGCTGGAAAAACCTACAGTCTCTCTTTCTGAG ATGTTCAAATATAAGATGAAAGCGAGTGATGGGCACAAAGAGTACATAAAAAACCCTGAATTGTTGCACAATTGTTCAACCGGTTTTTACTTCCCTTCCCAATCTCAAGAACCACTTCAG GAAAATGTGTCGGCGTTGAAGTTGCTAAGGTTTTATCATGCAGTTGAGTTGAGTAATGAGTAG
- the LOC111905628 gene encoding uncharacterized protein LOC111905628, protein MTMLTVHLPRRFSSLTRAPGRSIESFQNNRIIPLSSIRVTKDSSFKLRCIRKDSNHKASQAFSVLKTDLQSDNGSTWSTMAFYVFSLHIPLSFGGLSVVAQLLNQTHLNPDIQALSLLLIQTLELGAFMLLLQFSEKPFNILSFFKTRVFPKERNWLLASVIGLGFLLAFIFLTSFVADKLIGPKDVNNPIMKEVLSGGPLSVFWLALVYCVVTPVLEETVYRGFLLTSLASRMECKKAVVISSIVFSATHLSIDNFLQLCVIGVVLGCSYCWSGTLISPFIIHSLYNLLILVVTFIS, encoded by the exons ATGACAATGCTAACGGTTCATCTTCCTCGGCGATTTTCCAGTCTCACAAGAGCTCCAGGTAGATCGATCGAAAGCTTCCAAAATAATCGCATTATCCCCCTTTCTTCCATAAGGGTTACCAAAGATTCTTCATTCAAACTTCGATGCATCAGGAAAGATAGCAACCACAAAGCATCTCAG GCTTTCTCAGTTCTGAAAACGGACCTCCAATCCGACAATGGAAGCACATGGAGCACCATGGCCTTTTATGTCTTTAGTCTGCACATTCCTCTGAGCTTTGGAGGACTCTCTGTTGTTGCACAACTTCTGAATCAGACTCATCTTAATCCCGACATTCAG GCATTGTCATTGCTTTTGATACAAACTTTAGAGCTGGGGGCATTTATGTTACTTTTACAATTCTCCGAGAAGCCATTTAACATTTTAAGCTTCTTTAAAACTAGAGTTTTCCCTAAAGAAAGAAACTGGTTATTAGCATCTGTGATTGGACTTGGTTTCCTTCTTGCATTCATCTTCCTTACATCTTTTGTGGCCGACAAATTAATCGGGCCCAAG GATGTGAACAACCCAATTATGAAGGAAGTTCTTTCGGGTGGGCCCCTTTCGGTGTTTTGGTTAGCTCTTGTTTATTGTGTTGTGACTCCGGTTCTTGAGGAAACGGTTTATAGAGGGTTTCTATTGACGTCTCTTGCGTCAAGAATGGAATGCAAAAAAGCGGTTGTGATAAGTTCTATTGTTTTCAGTGCAACTCATTTATCTATTGACAATTTTTTACAATTATGTGTTATTGGGGTTGTTCTTGGATGCTCTTATTGTTGGAGTGGTACTTTGATTTCCCCTTTTATTATTCACTCACTATATAATCTTCTTATTTTAGTTGTTACCTTTATATCTTAA